Proteins encoded in a region of the Zea mays cultivar B73 chromosome 4, Zm-B73-REFERENCE-NAM-5.0, whole genome shotgun sequence genome:
- the LOC100383864 gene encoding pre-mRNA-splicing factor ATP-dependent RNA helicase DEAH1 isoform X1: protein MIRDQQEKAQLERNMRERDAANTRKLMERQLSKEEQEELTRKSQAMDNNDTSDLRKFSRQAYLQKRRDKKIEEIRDEILDHQYIFQDLKLTEAEEKELRYKMKIYDLVKEHVETPDDVGAYKMPEAYDMGENVNQEKRFAVAMQRYKDPKANDKMNPFAEQEAWEEHQIGKSKLQFGSKDKKPSSDEYQYVFEDTIDFVKSSVIEGTQPEDDSDKEDVEAKDILKRELQDERKTLPIFKFRDELLKAVEEYQVIVIVGETGSGKTTQIPQFLHESGYTAKGKVACTQPRRVAAMSVAARVSQEMGVKLGHEVGYSIRFEDCTSDKTIIKYMTDGMLLREFLGEPDLASYSVVMVDEAHERTLSTDILFGLVKDISRFRPDLKLLISSATLDAEKFSDYFDSAPIFKIPGRRYPVEIHYTKAPEADYIDAAIVTVLQIHVTQSPGDILVFLTGQEEIETVDEILKHRTRGLGTKISELIICPIYANLPTELQAKIFEPTPEGARKVVLATNIAETSLTIDGIKYVIDPGFCKIKSYNPRTGMESLLINPISKASANQRAGRSGRTGPGKCFRLYTSYNYMHDLEDNTVPEIQRTNLANVVLTLKSLGIHDLVNFDFMDPPPSEALLRALEQLFALSALNSRGELTKTGRRMAEFPLDPMLSKMIVASEKYKCSDEIISIASMLSIGNSIFYRPKDKQVHADNARLNFHTGNVGDHIALLNVYNSWKETDYSTQWCYENYIQVRSMKRARDIRDQLDGLMERVEIEICSNTSDLDAIKKAITSGFFHHSARLQRDGTYKTVKNPQTVHIHPSSGLAEVRPRWVVYHELVLTTKEFMRQVTELKPEWLVEIAPHYYQLKDVEDSGTKKLPKGQGRAAL, encoded by the exons TTGATGGAGCGACAATTATCTAAGGAAGAACAAG AGGAACTTACTAGGAAATCTCAAGCAATGGACAACAATGACACATCTGATCTGAG AAAATTCTCAAggcaagcgtacctgcaaaagcgACGAGACAAAAAAATTGAGGAAATTCG TGATGAAATTCTGGACCACCAGTACATTTTTCAGGATCTGAAACTAACAGAGGCAGAAGAAAAGGAGTTGAG ATACAAGATGAAGATATATGATCTTGTCAAGGAACATGTTGAGACTCCTGATGATGTTGGTGCG TACAAAATGCCTGAAGCTTATGACATGGGCGAAAATGTCAATCAAGAGAAGAGATTCGCTGTGGCCATGCAACGGTACAA AGATCCTAAGGCCAATGATAAAATGAACCCTTTTGCTGAACAGGAAGCATGGGAAGAACACCAAATAG GAAAATCGAAACTGCAATTTGGATCCAAAGATAAGAAGCCGTCTTCAGATGAGTATCA GTATGTATTTGAAGATACGATTGATTTTGTTAAATCATCAGTCATAGAAGGAACCCAG CCTGAAGATGATTCAGATAAAGAAGACGTTGAAGCAAAAGATATTTTGAAAAGGGAGCTCCAG GATGAGCGAAAGACACTTCCAATTTTCAAATTTAGGGATGAACTGCTTAAGGCTGTAGAAGAGTATCAG GTTATCGTCATAGTGGGTGAGACTGGGTCCGGTAAAACAACACAAATACCTCAGTTCCTTCATGAGTCTGGTTATACTGCAAAAGGAAAG GTTGCATGTACTCAACCTCGTCGAGTAGCTGCCATGAGTGTTGCAGCAAGAGTATCTCAAGAAATGGGTGTTAAACTTGGGCATGAG GTTGGTTACTCTATAAGATTTGAGGATTGCACTTCAGATAAAACAATTATTAAGTACATGACTGATGGAATGCTTCTAAGGGAGTTCCTTGGTGAACCAGATTTGGCTAGCTATAG TGTTGTCATGGTTGACGAGGCTCATGAGCGTACCCTCTCCACTGATATCTTATTTGGTCTAGTGAAG GATATTTCTCGTTTTCGACCAGATCTGAAGTTGCTCATTTCTAGTGCCACCCTTGATGCAGAAAAATTTAGTGACTACTTTGATTCAGCTCCTATTTTCAAGATACCTGGGAGGCGATACCCGGTTGAAATTCATTATACAAAAGCTCCAGAGGCTGATTACATAGATGCAGCAATTGTCACTGTTTTACAGATACATGTTACCCAATCCCCTGGCGATATCCTGGTGTTTCTCACAGGTCAGGAGGAAATTGAAACAGTTGATGAAATCCTTAAACACAGAACAAGGGGCTTAGGCACCAAAATCTCAGAATTAATTATATGTCCTATTTATGCAAATCTGCCTACCGAGCTTCAAGCTAAGATATTTGAGCCAACCCCTGAGGGTGCCCGTAAGGTGGTTCTGGCCACTAATATAGCAGAGACTTCATTAACCATTGATGGTATAAAATATGTTATTGATCCTGGCTTTTGTAAGATCAAATCATACAATCCCCGCACAGGAATGGAATCTCTACTTATTAATCCCATCTCAAAAGCTTCGGCAAACCAGAGGGCTGGAAGATCTGGACGCACTGGACCCGGAAAATGCTTCCGTCTATACACGAGTTACAACTACATGCACGACCTAGAAGATAATACTGTTCCAGAGATCCAACGAACCAATCTTGCGAATGTTGTGCTTACACTCAAGAGTCTTGGTATTCATGACTTGGTTAACTTTGACTTCATGGATCCACCCCCATCAGAAGCCCTATTAAGGGCTCTGGAACAACTTTTTGCTCTCAGTGCACTCAACAGTCGTGGGGAGTTGACCAAGACTGGAAGAAGAATGGCAGAATTTCCACTGGATCCTATGTTGTCGAAGATGATAGTTGCTTCAGAGAAATATAAGTGTTCTGATGAGATCATCTCCATTGCCTCCATGTTGTCAATTGGCAATTCTATATTTTATCGTCCGAAGGACAAACAAGTTCATGCAGATAATGCAAGGTTGAATTTCCACACTGGCAATGTTGGGGACCATATAGCACTACTAAAT GTGTATAATTCTTGGAAAGAAACAGACTATTCAACTCAATGGTGTTATGAAAACTATATACAG GTGCGCAGCATGAAGAGGGCAAGAGATATTCGGGATCAACTAGATGGGCTTATGGAAAGAGTTGAGATTGAGATTTGCTCAAACACCAGTGATTTAGATGCTATTAAAAAAGCTATAACATCAG GTTTCTTCCATCACTCTGCACGGTTGCAGAGGGATGGTACATATAAGACTGTCAAGAACCCTCAGACCGTGCATATCCATCCTAGTTCAGGATTAGCGGAG GTACGTCCGCGGTGGGTAGTGTACCACGAATTAGTTCTCACGACGAAAGAGTTTATGCGCCAG GTGACGGAACTGAAGCCTGAATGGCTGGTAGAGATAGCACCACATTATTACCAACTAAAGGATGTGGAAGACT CCGGAACAAAGAAGTTACCGAAGGGCCAAGGACGAGCTGCATTGTAG